In Polyodon spathula isolate WHYD16114869_AA chromosome 47, ASM1765450v1, whole genome shotgun sequence, a single window of DNA contains:
- the LOC121306245 gene encoding major centromere autoantigen B-like has translation MGSSVKKRTSLSLREKVRILAAIDGGTLPRMGQRELAKRFGLSQPSLCQMLKSREAILRDWAANQNPERRRRRTGKDAEVEGALLRWFQEARPSLPHLSVSSIMQKAEALASEMGKKDFVATDGWISRWKKRNNIRCGRGGGGGGRRGQAAVKEEQGQGRPAQSPCLAPAADLSQAAKVAVGDGEVKEEPADDGADGEPCQVAGELCPAPPASEDSTLEGYLDKILRDPEPPTSKQARCCLALLHRFLESKGTRDYENFHSLQAEVLGLAVKEEKTED, from the coding sequence ATGGGCTCCTCGGTCAAGAAAAGGACCTCTCTCTCCCTCAGGGAGAAGGTCCGCATCCTGGCAGCCATCGACGGCGGCACTTTGCCCAGGATGGGGCAGCGAGAGCTGGCCAAGCGCTTCGGGCTGTCCCAGCCGAGCCTGTGCCAGATGCTGAAGAGCCGCGAGGCCATCCTGCGGGACTGGGCCGCCAACCAGAACCCAGAGCGCAGGCGCCGGAGGACAGGGAAGGACGCGGAGGTGGAGGGGGCGCTGCTGCGCTGGTTCCAGGAGGCCCGGCCCTCCCTGCCGCACCTCTCCGTCTCCTCCATCATGCAGAAAGCAGAGGCGCTGGCGTCGGAGATGGGCAAAAAGGACTTTGTGGCCACGGACGGCTGGATCTCTCGCTGGAAGAAACGCAACAACATTCGAtgtgggagaggaggaggaggaggagggaggcgCGGACAAGCAGCGGTGAAAGAGGAGCAGGGGCAGGGCCGTCCGGCACAGTCTCCTTGCCTCGCCCCGGCGGCTGATCTCAGCCAGGCAGCGAAGGTGGCTGTCGGAGACGGCGAGGTGAAAGAGGAGCCAGCTGACGATGGGGCTGATGGAGAACCCTGCCAGGTGGCCGGTGAGCTCTGCCCAGCCCCTCCTGCTTCGGAGGACAGTACCCTTGAGGGGTACCTGGATAAGATATTGAGGGACCCGGAGCCCCCCACTTCGAAGCAGGCTCGATGCTGCTTGGCTCTGCTGCACAGGTTCCTGGAGTCCAAAGGGACGAGGGATTATGAGAACTTCCACAGCTTGCAGGCTGAGGTGCTTGGGCTGGCAGTGAAGGAGGAGAAAACTGAAGACTGA
- the LOC121306376 gene encoding CD209 antigen-like protein E isoform X2, which yields MADKSNHIYVNMPRKQAQAQQKDFKTSRDYHETRFNLDRITPEHHNLSKAVADWKKKGCNMCPENWLLFKDMCYYFSPDKLSWNSSRAACISAGGDLVIIQSSQEQAFLKKQINALHWIGLTDVVTEGDWRWLDDTTLNENTTSWGKPPDDWKSVDPTGEDCALLNKSGLYDVSCRSKYERICEKVTPII from the exons ATGGCTGACAAATCAAATCATATATACGTCAACATGCCCAGAAAGCAGGCCCAGGCACAGCAAAAGG ACTTCAAAACATCTAGAGACTACCATGAGACCAGATTCAACCTGGATCGGATAACCCCAGAGCACCACAACCTGAGCAAAGCTGTCGCAGACTGGAAGA AGAAAGGGTGCAACATGTGTCCAGAGAACTGGCTGCTGTTCAAAGACATGTGTTACTACTTCTCACCTGACAAACTGAGCTGGAATTCAAGCCGCGCTGCCTGCATTTCTGCAGGGGGAGACCTGGTGATTATACAGAGCTCACAGGAGCAG gcATTCTTAAAGAAACAGATTAATGCGCTCCACTGGATTGGACTCACTGATGTGGTAACAGAAGGTGACTGGCGCTGGCTGGACGACACAACTCTAAATGAAAATACAAC ATCCTGGGGCAAACCGCCTGATGACTGGAAATCAGTGGACCCGACTGGGGAAGATTGTGCACTTTTAAATAAATCCGGCCTTTATGACGTATCCTGTAGAAGCAAGTACGAACGGATCTGTGAGAAAGTAACACCTATAATATGA
- the LOC121306239 gene encoding copper chaperone for superoxide dismutase-like: MAENGRCSAKLEFAVQMTCGSCSNAVRNALQGAPGVQSVEIDLQREEVLVDTTLTSQEVQDLIEKTGRRAVLKGVGSPAQKDLGAAVAMLSGSSLVQGVVRFLQVSEDLCLIEGTVDGLEPGPHGLHVHEFGDLTDDCLSCGGHFNPFGKPHGAPQESDRHVGDLGNILAGPEGRAVFRLEDQQLKVWDVIGRSLVVDSGEDDLGRGGHPLSKVTGNSGERLACGIIARAAGLFQNPKQICSCDGVTLWEERERPLAGPGRRAPNQHAAHL, translated from the exons ATGGCCGAGAACGGAAGATGCAGTGCAAAG CTGGAGTTCGCTGTTCAGATGACATGTGGCAGCTGCAGCAACGCCGTGAGGAACGCCCTGCAGGGGGCGCCAG GTGTCCAGTCTGTGGAGATTGACCTGCAGAGAGAGGAAGTGCTGGTGGACACCACGCTGACATCACAGGAAGTGCAGGACCTGATTGAGAAGACGGGGCGGAGGGCGGTGCTAAAGGGAGTGGGATCCCCTGCACAGA AGGACCTGGGTGCTGCGGTGGCAATGCTGTCTGGCTCCAGCCTGGTTCAGGGGGTGGTTCGGTTCCTCCAGGTCTCCGAGGATCTCTGCCTGATCGAGGGCACTGTGGACGGGCTGGAGCCTGGGCCCCACGGGCTCCACGTGCACGAGTTCGGAGACCTCACTGATGACTGCCTCAG CTGCGGTGGGCACTTCAACCCCTTTGGAAAACCCCATGGCGCCCCCCAGGAGTCGGACAGG CATGTTGGAGATCTAGGAAATATCCTGGCGGGACCCGAGGGCAGAGCGGTCTTCAGACTGGAGGACCAGCAGCTCAAG GTCTGGGATGTGATTGGCCGCTCGCTGGTGGTGGATTCTGGGGAGGATGACCTGGGGCGCGGAGGACACCCTCTCTCCAAAGTGACCGGGAACTCCGGGGAGAG gCTGGCCTGTGGGATCATCGCTCGCGCCGCTGGACTCTTCCAGAACCCCAAACAGATCTGCAGCTGCGACGGGGTCACCCTCTGGGAGGAGAGAGAACGCCCCCTGGCCGGCCCGGGACGCAGAGCGCCCAATCAGCACGCGGCACACCTCTGA
- the LOC121306376 gene encoding CD209 antigen-like protein E isoform X1 translates to MADKSNHIYVNMPRKQAQAQQKVSESPYSSTASCGRAVWLLTALSCLLLAVSISLGVLYFKTSRDYHETRFNLDRITPEHHNLSKAVADWKKKGCNMCPENWLLFKDMCYYFSPDKLSWNSSRAACISAGGDLVIIQSSQEQAFLKKQINALHWIGLTDVVTEGDWRWLDDTTLNENTTSWGKPPDDWKSVDPTGEDCALLNKSGLYDVSCRSKYERICEKVTPII, encoded by the exons ATGGCTGACAAATCAAATCATATATACGTCAACATGCCCAGAAAGCAGGCCCAGGCACAGCAAAAGG taTCGGAGAGTCCTTATTCTTCAACAGCGTCCTGTGGACGGGCTGTGTGGCTTCTTACAGCTCTGAGCTGCCTCCTGCTGGCAGTCAGTATATCCCTGGGGGTGCTCT ACTTCAAAACATCTAGAGACTACCATGAGACCAGATTCAACCTGGATCGGATAACCCCAGAGCACCACAACCTGAGCAAAGCTGTCGCAGACTGGAAGA AGAAAGGGTGCAACATGTGTCCAGAGAACTGGCTGCTGTTCAAAGACATGTGTTACTACTTCTCACCTGACAAACTGAGCTGGAATTCAAGCCGCGCTGCCTGCATTTCTGCAGGGGGAGACCTGGTGATTATACAGAGCTCACAGGAGCAG gcATTCTTAAAGAAACAGATTAATGCGCTCCACTGGATTGGACTCACTGATGTGGTAACAGAAGGTGACTGGCGCTGGCTGGACGACACAACTCTAAATGAAAATACAAC ATCCTGGGGCAAACCGCCTGATGACTGGAAATCAGTGGACCCGACTGGGGAAGATTGTGCACTTTTAAATAAATCCGGCCTTTATGACGTATCCTGTAGAAGCAAGTACGAACGGATCTGTGAGAAAGTAACACCTATAATATGA
- the LOC121306237 gene encoding copper chaperone for superoxide dismutase-like yields MAENGRCSAKLEFAVQMTCGSCSNAVRNALQGAPGVQSVEIDLQREEVLVDTTLTSQEVQDLIEKTGRRAVLKGVGFPAQKDLGAAVAMLSGSSLVQGVVRFLQVSEDLCLIEGTVDGLEPGPHGLHVHEFGDLTDDCLSCGGHFNPFGKPHGAPQESDRHVGDLGNILAGPEGRAVFRLEDQQLKVWDVIGRSLVVDSGEDDLGRGGHPLSKVTGNSGERLACGIIARAAGLFQNPKQICSCDGVTLWEERERPLAGPGRRAPNQHAAHL; encoded by the exons ATGGCCGAGAACGGAAGATGCAGTGCAAAG CTGGAGTTCGCTGTTCAGATGACATGTGGCAGCTGCAGCAACGCCGTGAGGAACGCCCTGCAGGGGGCGCCAG GTGTCCAGTCTGTGGAGATTGACCTGCAGAGAGAGGAAGTGCTGGTGGACACCACGCTGACATCACAGGAAGTGCAGGACCTGATTGAGAAGACGGGGCGGAGGGCGGTGCTAAAGGGAGTGGGATTCCCTGCACAGA AGGACCTGGGTGCTGCGGTGGCAATGCTGTCTGGCTCCAGCCTGGTTCAGGGGGTGGTTCGGTTCCTCCAGGTCTCCGAGGATCTCTGCCTGATCGAGGGCACTGTGGACGGGCTGGAGCCTGGGCCCCACGGGCTCCACGTGCACGAGTTCGGAGACCTCACTGATGACTGCCTCAG CTGCGGTGGGCACTTCAACCCCTTTGGAAAACCCCATGGCGCCCCCCAGGAGTCGGACAGG CATGTTGGAGATCTAGGAAATATCCTGGCGGGACCCGAGGGCAGAGCGGTCTTCAGACTGGAGGACCAGCAGCTCAAG GTCTGGGATGTGATTGGCCGCTCGCTGGTGGTGGATTCTGGGGAGGATGACCTGGGGCGCGGAGGACACCCTCTCTCCAAAGTGACCGGGAACTCCGGGGAGAG gCTGGCCTGTGGGATCATCGCTCGCGCCGCTGGACTCTTCCAGAACCCCAAACAGATCTGCAGCTGCGACGGGGTCACCCTCTGGGAGGAGAGAGAACGCCCCCTGGCCGGCCCGGGACGCAGAGCGCCCAATCAGCACGCGGCACACCTCTGA
- the LOC121306367 gene encoding CD209 antigen-like protein E, whose protein sequence is MEMADESSDNIYANVSIKQPRAKRPEAQYKVSQSSCGRAVWLLTALSCLLLAVSISLGVLCFKISRDYHETSFSLDQITAEHHNLSKAVADLNKKGCNMCPENWLLFKDMCYYFSPDKLSWNSSRAACISAGGDLVIIQSSQEQAFLKKQINALHWIGLTDVVTEGDWRWLDDTTLNENTTSWGKPPDDWKSVDPTGEDCALLNKSGLYDVSCRSKYERICEKVTPII, encoded by the exons ATGGAGATGGCTGACGAATCCTCAGATAATATATACGCAAACGTGTCCATCAAGCAGCCCCGAGCCAAGAGACCAGAGGCACAATACAAGG TGTCACAGAGTTCCTGTGGACGGGCTGTGTGGCTTCTTACAGCTCTGAGCTGCCTCCTGCTGGCAGTCAGTATATCCCTGGGGGTGCTCT GCTTCAAAATATCTAGAGACTACCATGAAACCAGCTTCAGTCTGGATCAGATAACTGCAGAGCACCACAACCTGAGCAAAGCTGTCGCAGACTTGAATA AGAAAGGGTGCAACATGTGTCCTGAGAACTGGCTGCTGTTCAAAGACATGTGTTACTACTTCTCACCTGACAAACTGAGCTGGAATTCAAGCCGCGCTGCCTGCATTTCTGCAGGGGGAGACCTGGTGATTATACAGAGCTCACAGGAGCAG gcATTCTTAAAGAAACAGATTAATGCGCTCCACTGGATTGGACTCACTGATGTGGTAACAGAAGGTGACTGGCGCTGGCTGGACGACACAACTCTAAATGAAAATACAAC ATCCTGGGGCAAACCGCCTGATGACTGGAAATCAGTGGACCCGACTGGGGAAGATTGTGCACTTTTAAATAAATCCGGCCTTTATGACGTATCCTGTAGAAGCAAGTACGAACGGATCTGTGAGAAAGTAACACCTATAATATGA